Proteins co-encoded in one Pseudoliparis swirei isolate HS2019 ecotype Mariana Trench chromosome 7, NWPU_hadal_v1, whole genome shotgun sequence genomic window:
- the piwil1 gene encoding piwi-like protein 1: MDGRARARSRGRARGQEIAAPGASQGRGDSAAPASAEGDLVGRGRQKGVPGPFSAEDVLQISVGFQQVNLGERGGRRRDFNDGGVNTRQAMVHVKDSKMGTSGAPIKLTANFFRILSCPQWVLYQYHVDFNPPMEARRLRYALLYQHEEVLGSARSFDGAMLFLPLKLPDKETVLHSETKNGENVRITVTLTNELPPTSPVCIQFYNIIFRRILRMLDMQQIGRNYYNPNDPLNIPQHKLTIWPGYTTTILRYESAIMLCTDVSHKVLRSETVLDFMANLRQKCGNERFPDICAKELIGLIVLTKYNNKTYRIDDIAWDHTPNNTFTKGNTEVSFKSYYKTQYNLDIADGNQVLLVSHVKKVLGPSGGPPPGPAMLIPELCFLTGLTDKMRADYVIMKDLNMHTKLEPNQREGRLNRFVSNIQKNPDAQAELDKWGLSFDKELLKLTGRVLPAERIFQGPKSFDYNPMQADWSKEMRGLPLISSPPLDNWLLFHTRRNGTEAQALMQTLVRVSGPLNIKIQRAVVIEYEDQQESLLRALKSNVTPQTQMVVVVLASNRKDKYDSVKKFLCVDCPTPSQCVVARTLARQQALMTVATKIALQMACKMGGELWSVEIPLKQLMIVGIDCYHDTIAGKRSIGALVASLNQGMSRWYSKCVLQHRGQEIMDGLKMALCGALKDYLKFNNCLPTRIIVYRDGVGDGQLHSVVNYEVAQIVEAIQSMGQDYVPKLSVVVVKKRISSRFFAALNGNVTNPPPGTVVDSDVTRPEWYDFYIVSQAVRTGSVSPTHYNVVYDTSGLKPDHMQRLTYKLCHMYYNWQGIIRVPAPCQYAHKLAFLVGQSIHKEPSVKLDDLLFYL; the protein is encoded by the exons AGCCAAGGTCGAGGAGATTCCGCAGCACCAGCTTCCGCAGAGGGAGACCTAGTTGGTAGAGGGAGGCAGAAGGGTGTTCCAGGACCTTTTTCCGCGGAAG ATGTTCTACAGATTTCAGTTGGATTTCAACAAGTGAACCTGGGAGAAAGAGGTGGACGCCGTCGAGATTTTAACGATGGAGGGGTTAACACAAGGCAGGCTATGGTGCATGTTAAGGATTCCAAGATGG GAACATCTGGAGCGCCCATTAAGTTAACAGCAAACTTCTTTCGCATCCTGTCCTGCCCTCAGTGGGTGCTGTATCAGTACCATGTGGACTTCAACCCACCAATGGAGGCTCGTCGTTTGAGATATGCTCTCCTCTACCAGCATGAGGAAGTGCTTGGCTCAGCACGGAGCTTTGATGGAGCCATGCTTTTCTTACCTCTCAAATTGCCCGACAAG GAGACAGTGCTCCACAGCGAGACGAAGAATGGAGAGAACGTTCGGATCACCGTCACCCTGACAAATGAACTGCCGCCCACATCACCTGTGTGCATTCAGTTTTACAACATCATATTCAGAAG GATCTTGAGAATGCTTGACATGCAGCAGATTGGACGCAACTACTACAACCCCAATGATCCTCTCAACATCCCACAGCACAA GCTGACCATCTGGCCAGGCTACACCACCACCATTTTGAGGTACGAGTCGGCCATTATGCTGTGTACTGACGTGAGCCACAAGGTGCTGCGTAGTGAGACGGTCCTTGACTTTATGGCCAACCTGAGACAGAAGTGTGGAAATGAACGATTTCCTGACATCTGCGCCAAGGAGCTGATTGGACTCATAGTCCTCACTAA GTACAACAACAAGACCTACAGGATTGATGATATTGCATGGGATCACACTCCCAACAATACATTCACAAAGGGAAACACCGAGGTTTCATTCAAGAGCTACTATAAGACG CAATACAACCTGGACATCGCTGATGGGAACCAGGTGCTGCTGGTGAGCCATGTGAAGAAGGTGCTGGGTCCTTCTGGAGGTCCTCCTCCTGGCCCGGCCATGCTCATCCCAGAGCTGTGCTTTCTGACAG GCTTGACCGACAAGATGCGAGCCGACTACGTCATCATGAAGGACTTGAACATGCACACCAAATTGGAACCAAATCAAAGGGAGGGGCGCCTCAACAGATTTGTCAGTAATATACAGAA GAATCCAGATGCACAAGCTGAGTTGGACAAGTGGGGACTCAGTTTTGACAAGGAACTCCTCAAGCTGACTGGCAGAGTCCTTCCAGCGGAGAGGATTTTCCAGGGACCAAAATCG TTTGATTACAACCCCATGCAAGCTGACTGGTCCAAAGAGATGCGTGGGCTGCCTCTGATCAGCTCTCCTCCACTGGATAACTGGCTCTTGTTCCACACCCGTCGTAACGGCACTGAAGCCCAGGCCCTGATGCAGACCCTCGTCAGAGTCTCGGGTCCACTCAATATTAAAATACAGAGAGCCGTCGT gaTTGAGTACGAGGATCAGCAGGAGTCTCTCCTCAGAGCCCTGAAGAGTAATGTTACACCCCAAACACAGATG GTCGTGGTGGTCCTCGCCAGCAACAGGAAGGACAAGTACGACAGCGTCAAGAAGTTCCTTTGTGTGGACTGCCCCACTCCCAGTCAGTGTGTAGTTGCCCGTACCCTCGCCAGACAACAAGCACTCATGACTGTTGCAACCAAGATTGCTCTTCAGATGGCTTGCAAGATGGGAGGAGAGCTCTGGAGTGTGGAAATCCCT CTCAAACAGCTGATGATTGTGGGCATTGACTGCTACCATGACACCATTGCTGGGAAACGGTCAATTGGAGCTCTCGTGGCCAGCCTCAACCAAGGCATGAGCAG GTGGTACTCAAAGTGTGTGCTGCAGCACAGAGGCCAGGAAATCATGGATGGACTGAAGATGGCTTTATGTG gtgCACTGAAAGACTATCTCAAGTTCAACAACTGCTTGCCTACACGCATCATTGTGTACAGAGATGGAGTGGGTGACGGCCAGCTGCACAGCGTGGTCAACTACGAGGTTGCACAGATCGTCGAAGCCATCCAGTCCATGGGGCAGGACTACGT GCCCAAGCTgagtgtggtggtggtgaagaagcGCATCAGCAGTCGTTTCTTTGCCGCCTTAAATGGCAATGTCACCAACCCTCCCCCAGGCACCGTTGTGGACTCCGATGTTACCCGTCCAGAGtg GTATGACTTCTACATTGTGAGCCAGGCTGTCCGCACCGGAAGCGTTTCTCCAACACACTACAATGTTGTGTATGACACCAGTGGACTCAAGCCCGATCACATGCAGCGGCTTACCTACAAGCTGTGCCACATGTACTACAACTGGCAG GGGATCATCAGAGTGCCCGCTCCCTGCCAGTATGCCCACAAGCTGGCGTTTCTTGTGGGTCAAAGCATTCACAAAGAGCCCAGCGTGAAACTGGATGacctcctcttctacctctaA